In Pigmentibacter ruber, a genomic segment contains:
- a CDS encoding NAD-dependent epimerase/dehydratase family protein, translated as MKRILVTGGNGHLGYNLVKQLSADGFHVKATVRNIKDNKKTEHLKNFSNVEIVEAELLNKESLRNAMNNIDEVIHSASPVLLWSNNVKKEIEEPIIFGTQNVLECANEKNIKKIIFTSSCSACGMSSTQNNPLTENNWNHSSNFPLLKAKIDAEKLAFNLCKNKNIKLVSILPPTIIGPNFFRITPSLSIYYKIFQKQFFTIPNGGCHIVDVRDVAKAHINALKRQHTEGRYIVAGEYFDFKELLNRIKKLQVDAKVPNYLPPVWTFYLMNTFDWLNHKVMKKERLLSRQIISNFFGKYQHVSVRKAKQELNWNPIPSDKTLSDTLNWFYEL; from the coding sequence TTGAAAAGAATTTTAGTGACTGGTGGTAATGGTCATTTAGGCTACAATCTTGTAAAGCAACTATCTGCTGATGGTTTTCACGTCAAAGCCACAGTTCGTAATATTAAAGACAACAAAAAAACAGAGCACTTAAAAAATTTTTCTAATGTTGAAATAGTAGAAGCAGAGTTACTGAATAAGGAATCTCTTAGAAATGCAATGAATAATATTGATGAAGTTATCCATTCTGCTTCTCCAGTCCTTCTATGGAGCAATAATGTTAAAAAAGAAATAGAAGAACCTATTATTTTTGGAACACAAAATGTTCTAGAATGTGCTAATGAAAAAAATATCAAAAAAATAATTTTTACATCAAGCTGTTCGGCCTGTGGAATGTCATCTACCCAAAATAATCCATTGACTGAAAATAACTGGAATCACTCAAGCAACTTTCCATTATTAAAAGCAAAAATTGATGCTGAAAAATTGGCTTTTAACCTTTGTAAGAATAAAAATATTAAATTAGTTTCTATTCTTCCACCCACAATTATTGGACCAAATTTTTTTAGAATTACGCCATCGCTCAGTATTTATTATAAAATATTTCAAAAGCAATTTTTTACTATTCCTAATGGTGGATGTCACATTGTTGATGTAAGAGATGTAGCAAAAGCTCATATTAATGCCTTAAAGCGTCAGCACACTGAAGGAAGATATATTGTTGCTGGAGAATATTTTGATTTTAAAGAATTACTTAATAGAATAAAAAAATTGCAAGTAGATGCAAAAGTACCAAACTATTTGCCACCTGTATGGACATTTTATCTAATGAATACCTTTGATTGGTTAAATCATAAAGTAATGAAAAAAGAAAGACTTCTTTCAAGACAAATAATTAGTAATTTTTTTGGCAAGTATCAACATGTATCTGTTAGAAAAGCGAAACAAGAATTAAATTGGAATCCTATACCTTCAGATAAAACACTCTCTGATA
- a CDS encoding class I SAM-dependent methyltransferase, which translates to MTIINLFCPKCHNFLEYSFDINYILCTNCKLRYKKNNSYLDLCLTNNSINIVTETAYKIYSKFYAPFALLVYIIIWHGNIFKHIKFFREILKHEDNILDIATGDGSLTSAALFGSKKFFARKLLVLDISKDMLEKAQIKLSKKPVTFIRGDVNQLPFSNSSIHAISCFGGFNSFPSGALAMKELSRCLSKNGIIRGSILLTPETSWKKNLIRSWIKKGYQTEEINKDKFFSWVDNADLYVNRLEQVGYVLLFELKHKKYAA; encoded by the coding sequence ATGACAATTATAAATTTATTTTGTCCTAAATGCCATAATTTTTTAGAATATAGCTTTGATATAAATTATATATTATGCACTAATTGTAAATTAAGATATAAAAAAAATAATTCTTATTTAGACTTATGTTTAACTAACAATAGTATAAATATAGTAACAGAAACTGCGTATAAAATATATTCAAAATTTTATGCTCCTTTTGCTTTGCTAGTTTATATTATTATCTGGCATGGAAATATATTTAAACATATTAAGTTTTTTAGAGAAATATTAAAACATGAAGATAATATCTTAGATATTGCTACTGGTGATGGTTCATTAACTTCAGCCGCACTTTTTGGATCTAAAAAATTTTTTGCCAGAAAATTATTAGTTTTAGATATATCAAAAGATATGCTTGAAAAAGCACAAATAAAATTATCAAAAAAACCAGTTACTTTTATTCGAGGAGACGTTAATCAACTGCCTTTCTCGAATTCCAGTATTCATGCTATTTCTTGCTTTGGTGGATTTAATTCGTTTCCTTCTGGAGCCTTAGCGATGAAAGAACTTTCAAGATGTTTATCTAAAAATGGAATTATTCGGGGTTCAATTTTGTTGACACCTGAAACATCTTGGAAAAAAAATTTAATACGAAGTTGGATAAAAAAAGGATATCAAACAGAAGAAATAAATAAAGATAAGTTCTTTTCTTGGGTCGATAATGCAGATCTTTACGTGAATAGATTAGAGCAAGTAGGATATGTATTACTATTCGAATTAAAACATAAAAAATATGCTGCATAA
- a CDS encoding aminotransferase class I/II-fold pyridoxal phosphate-dependent enzyme yields the protein MFDFEKNKLLSANNAENFSLAEFIKPSGKSLIEKVTPFNEFLSNILAQGKALYCRELMGPCEHSSLIFDQITKTPKKMLMFGSNNYLGLSTHPKVKEALIHAVENYGIGVGGPPLLNGMSTLHKKLERKLCEFKYGENADDYDAMLFASGYQANLGWVKALISGNDILIYDELSHASLYDAVTYLNNDPFNKVKTLRFKHNNIAHLKILLERYSSICKGHIFVTTEGVFSMDGNLSKLKEISELCIKYKATLVIDDAHGTGILGENGRGSAEHWKINDAVPITMGTFSKVFAVTGGFLLAKKEVIQYMRYFARSYMFSAHLPPPIVAAILASIEVIQNERQLRKNLFSNVNYLVKNLNELDYGVTTDSAIIPILIPAKFDIREVNKFLNNHNLFINSIEYPAVAKNKQRLRLSVMATHTEEELKKVIKIFTKLKKEFF from the coding sequence ATGTTTGACTTTGAAAAAAATAAACTTCTTTCTGCAAATAATGCTGAAAATTTTTCTTTAGCTGAATTCATAAAGCCTTCAGGAAAATCACTTATTGAAAAAGTAACTCCATTTAATGAATTTTTATCCAATATTTTAGCACAAGGAAAAGCCCTTTATTGCCGAGAATTAATGGGACCTTGCGAGCATTCAAGCCTTATATTTGATCAAATTACAAAGACACCTAAAAAAATGCTTATGTTTGGTTCTAATAATTATTTAGGACTTTCTACACATCCTAAAGTAAAAGAAGCGTTAATCCATGCTGTTGAAAACTATGGAATAGGAGTTGGAGGACCGCCGCTGCTAAATGGCATGTCTACTTTACATAAAAAATTAGAAAGAAAACTTTGTGAGTTCAAATATGGTGAAAATGCTGATGACTATGATGCAATGTTATTTGCGAGCGGATATCAAGCAAATTTGGGATGGGTAAAAGCATTAATTTCTGGAAATGACATTCTTATTTACGATGAGTTAAGTCATGCGAGTCTATATGATGCAGTAACATATTTAAATAATGATCCTTTTAATAAAGTAAAAACTTTAAGATTTAAGCATAATAATATAGCTCATTTAAAAATATTACTTGAACGCTATTCATCTATTTGTAAAGGGCACATTTTTGTTACGACTGAAGGTGTTTTTTCTATGGATGGAAACTTATCTAAATTAAAAGAAATTTCGGAATTATGTATAAAATATAAAGCAACTTTAGTTATTGATGATGCTCATGGGACAGGAATACTGGGCGAAAACGGAAGAGGATCGGCTGAACATTGGAAAATTAATGATGCAGTTCCAATAACCATGGGAACATTTAGCAAAGTCTTTGCAGTTACAGGAGGATTTCTTCTCGCTAAAAAAGAAGTGATTCAATACATGCGCTATTTTGCCAGATCTTATATGTTTTCTGCGCATTTGCCACCTCCAATAGTAGCAGCCATTTTAGCAAGTATTGAAGTCATTCAAAATGAAAGACAATTGCGTAAAAATCTATTTTCAAATGTAAACTATCTTGTAAAAAACTTAAATGAGCTAGACTATGGAGTTACAACAGATTCAGCAATTATACCAATACTTATTCCTGCTAAGTTTGATATTAGAGAAGTAAATAAATTTTTAAACAATCATAATTTATTTATTAATTCAATTGAGTATCCTGCTGTAGCTAAAAATAAACAAAGATTAAGATTAAGCGTTATGGCAACCCATACAGAAGAAGAATTAAAAAAAGTGATTAAAATATTTACAAAATTAAAAAAGGAATTTTTCTAA